The Nocardia vinacea genome contains the following window.
CACGCTGGTCTATGCGCTCGAAGTAGGCGTCGCGACGAGGTGCTGACCGCAACAACTAGGTTCTGTCTCCAACTTGATCTGACCATCGACAATGCCCTGCCACAGGACAAGATCAAGGCCAGGCTCCGCAAGATCCAGAGCGAGCGCACCAGCATCGAAGCCCGGCTGACCGCCACACACGCGGAGTTGGCGGTCGGTGTCGAGGTATTGGTGAACGCACTGGATCTGCTCAGCGATCCGCAGGAGTTGCACGAGAACGGAAGTGATGTGGTCCGGCGCCACCTCAACCAGACGTTCTACCAGTGCTTCTACCTGGACATTGATGGTGTGAAGGCTGACCAGCTCAACGAGCCTTTCGCTGGCCTACACGAAGTTGGCGGGACTGGACGAACTTTCCACCAGGGGCTACCCCGATCGCCCCGCCCAAGTAGAAGGTCCAGAAACGAGAAAGGTGGTCCTACCCTCTCCGGTGTCCCTAAGGACCCCGGTTCGAGTAAGACCACCCTTGTGGACATGGCGCGAATCGAACCCGGCTGACGAACTGCACCGGCCGGGCGGATTGGTCATCGTTACCAGCCGTAGATGGAAAATGGGCTACCACTGACGATGTGCGCCATTGCCGCACGACAGTAGTCGATCATGCGCTCAGGCGGTTCATTGGCTGAAACCCATTGCAGCTCTGCGCATTTGTCTGGTTCTTGGTTCTCGGGCTCTCCCTTCCAGGAACGCACCGAAAAGAAGAACGCCATTCGTCCGCCGGAGGACGAGTTGTGCATGATGTGGGCGAAGTGGACGTCCTCGGGGGCGATGCTGATCCCGATCTCCTCCTTGGCTTCGCGAATCAGGGCGTCGATCACGGATTCGCCAGCTTCCAGGTGGCCGGAGGGCAGGTGCCAGGCTCCGTCCTCGTAGCCGGTGTTCTGGCGCAGGCCGAAGAGGACGTCGTTTCCGCGGCGTAGCAGGAGGTGAACATCTCCAGTGACTTTGTGTCGCCGAGTATCTGAGCCGTGAGACTTGGTGGTCGCGTCGGTCATGAAATGAAAATCCCCTTTGTCCATAATCGTTGAGCTGGGTTTGCGCCAAGGGAGTGCCGGGGCAGGATCAGCCGAACGCCCACCATGGCACCGGAATACATCGGACTCATCGAACGGGCTTGGAGGCGCCGAAACCCCTGGCCCGCAAGAACGGGACCAGGGGTTCGGCGTGCCGAATTGTGGTCAGCTCTTGACCAATTCGGGGACTGCGGTGTCGAGCTCCTCGCCATCCGCAGGGGCGGCCGCCGCCCGGCTCGGCAGCAGCACAGCCATGACGATCACGACCAGTGCCAGAGCGGCGGAGACCAGGAAGGCCAGGCGCATGCCGTCGAGGTGGGCCGTGACTGGGTCGGTGCCGTCGGCGACGAGTCCGGTGCTGCGGGCCGACATCACCGTTACCACCAGGGCGGTGCCGAAGGCTGCGGCGACCTGCTGCAGCGTGCCGAGCATCGAGCTACCGTGCGAGTACAAATGCTGCGGAAGCGCGCCGAGCCCGAGGGTGAAGACCGGGGTGAAGGCGGCGGCCAGCGACACCATCAGCAGGATGTGCAGTACCAGCAGCTGCCAGTACGGCATGGACATCGAGATCTGGGTGAATCCGGCCAGCGCTGCGGCGATCCCGACCGAGCCGGGAATGACGAGTACGCGTCCACCGAACCGGTCGAACAGGCGGCCGACCGTCGGTCCGAGCAGACCCATCGCCAGCCCGCCCGGCATCACCAGCAGGCCGGTCTGCAAGGGGCTCAGGCCACGCAGGTTCTGCAGATACAGCGGCAGCAGGATCATCGAGCCGAGCATCGCCATGAACGCGACCGACATCAGCACCAGTGCCTTCGCGTAGGTGCCGGACAGCAGGACCCGCAGATCCAGCAGCGGGGTGCCGATGCGCTGCAGGCGCAGCTGACGGAATACGAATACGGCGATGAGAGCCGAGCCTGCGGCGACGATCAGAGCCGGGCTGGTGAGGTTGTCGCTCTCGAACCGGCTGAGCCCGAATACCAGCCCGCCGAATCCGAGGGCGGCGAGCACCACGCTGGCCGAGTCGATCGCCCCGGCCTGCGGTTCACCGACATTCTCCAGTCGACGCAGACCCAGCCAGGTGACGACCGCAGTGATCGGCAGCACCAGCACGAAAAGCCAACGCCACGAACCGATCTGCAGCACCATCCCGGAGACCACCGGGCCGAGGGCGGGCGCCACCGAAATGGCAAGGGTGACATTGCCCATCACCCGGCCGCGGTCCTGTTCGGGCACGACGGTCATGAGTGTGGTCATCAGCAGCGGCATCATTACCGCAGCGCCGCCGGCTTGAATGACCCGGCCGAGCAGCAGCACCGCGAACGACGGCGCGACGGCCGACAGCGCGGTACCGGCGAGGAAGACCCCCATCGCCACGGCATAGGCCCGTCTGGTCGATACCCGCTGCAGGAACCAGCCGGTAGTCGGGATGACGGCGGCCATCGTCAACATGAACGCGGTGGACACCCACTGAGCCGCCCGCTCGGTGACCTCGAGGTCGGCCATCAGCCGCGGGATCGCGTTGATCATGATGGTTTCGTTCAGGATCACCACGAAGGTCGCGAGTACGAGTACCCGGATGACGGTCGGCGTCCGCCCTCCCGAGGCGGGGGCGGAAAGTTCGGCTGACATCGGGTGTACCTCCAGAGCGTCTCGACAGGAATATGTGTGGCGCGTTGCCGATTCATCGGATCTCGCCACAGTGGTTGAGACGGGACCGGCAGCTCGAATTCATCGGCACGCGACAGTATTGCGGTCGCCACCGACAAGTTCGTCGCTCTTCCATCCATCGACACCGCGCCCCCACAGCGGGCGTATGGGTGAGAACATACCTCTCATGATGAAGAATGATCCTTCCAACGCGGGACGAACGGCGCAGCGCCGGATGCGGACGAGCACCGCGGCGGCGTTCGTCATGGCGATGACACTCGTGTGTGGCGGTAATGCGGCAGCAGCCGACGAGCCGAACGCCGCCGATCCGGTGGCTTCCGCGGGATGCGCTCTGCCCGCGGTCGCCCCGGGAAACTCCACCGGGCAGTTCGCGGCAGCGGGAAAATCGGGTAGCTACGTCCAGGACGTTCCTGCGGGGACATCAGGCGCGCTACCGGTGGTCTTCGATGTCCACGGGTACCTGGAGCCCGCCCAGATCGAACGCGTCGCCACCGGTGTCGGCCAATTCGGAATCGAGCACGGATTCGCGACGATCACTCCGCAACTCGACGAACCCGGTTGGCCGCGCTGGGATTTCAGCGAGAACAGCGACGATGTCGCCTATCTGTCGGAACTGCTGACGCACGTGGAATCCACACTGTGCGTCGATCTGCGGCGAGTGTTCGTCACCGGACTGTCGATGGGTGGCTTCACCACTTCGTCGCTGGCATGTCAGCTCGCGGACCGGATCGCGGCCGTCGCACCGGTGGCCGGACTGCAGGACTTCGCCTGGTGCAATCCGACGCGTCCGATACCCGTCATCGCGTTCCATGGGACGGCCGACCCGTTCGTCGCCTACACCGGCGGACCCGGTCCCAACGCCCAGTTGCTGCCTTCGGCCGATGGTTCGGGTTCGGCGGCCGGACGGGGCGGCACCAGGCCGAGCGGCGTCGACGGTCCGGGACCGGCGAGCATCCCGACGCAGGCTGCCGCTTGGGCGCACCGAAACCGCTGCGGGCCCGAGCCGGAAGAGCGCCGGATTGCCGGCGATGTCACCCTGTTCCGCTACCCATGCCCCGTAAACGGCGCCGTCGAGCTATACGCGCTGCTGGGCGGCGGGCACACCTGGCCGGGCTCGCCGCCTGTCGCCCCCGAACCACTGGTCGGCGCTACCGTATCGATCAGCGCTAATCAGATCATGTGGGATTTCTTCCAGGCACATCCGCATACCGGCCCCCTCCGGTGAGCGTGCCATCACCAGCGGTACCAGCGACCGCGGGTCCCCGCGGTATCGGCGGACCGGAATACAAAGCCGAGCGCAACCATTTCTGCTCACCTTCTGCCGCTCGCATACCCGGCAACCAGCACAAATAACGGATGTCGCCGTCGGATCGAGGGTGCTGTCCGTGCCGACGCGCCGGGCTCAACGGCGTATCTCGACGGCTTCGGAGAACAACCCGATTCGCGGCGCCTTCATGAAGTACGGTCAGGCCATGTCCGAGGACTGTGTGGAGCGAGCCGACGTAGCGCAATCCAACACCTACAAATGGGAGGTTGTCGGCAGCGGGCCAACCGGGAACTCCGTTGTCGACTCCGGTGACGGCGAATTCGGCATTCCCGATGACTGCACCGGCCGCACGTGCACCAACCACATCGAGGTCGGCACCGCGGTGTTCGACCGGGTCGTCGCGGACATCGTGATCGAACACCGAAACGCGGTCCTGGACGCCCGCCTCGAGGAGGAACCCGACCCGGACCGGCCGCTGGACCAGGTCACCATCCAGGTCTGCGACGGTAATGGCGTCGAAATGCTCTCGGCGACAGCAGTATTGACCTATCCGGTCGTCACCGTCGCGGACACCGAGATCTACCGTAAGCAAGTGGCGCTGGCCGAGAAACGGGAGCGGCGGCGACGTGAACGCCGCGATAAAGCCATCGCCGCGGGAACCTCCGCCCCACGGTCGGGACCGGCCGACCCCAGACTGGCCGGACTCATCCTCAACCTGCGCGTCGAAGCCGACACCGTGCGCGAGGAAGTCCCGGACGCCGACCACTGCCGAGAACAATTGGCATTGGCCCAGAACACCGTACAAGCCGCCACCGAAGCGGCGGCACGTGCGCGGATAAGCGGCACGCAAGGTGAGTTCGAACATGCCCACGCCTTTATCCAACGCTGGACACCACGCATAAACCGCTGGGCCGCATTCCTAGAACTGACCACCGAGGCCTACGCCGACGCGGACGCCGTCGATGCCCTCGCCGACCGCATAAGCCTGCAACCCCCTGTCGACAATTAGCTATTCGACCAGCTTCTCGCTCTTCAGCCAGTCGTAGGCGACATCGGCGGGATCCTCGCCATCGATATCGACGCGGCCATTGAGGTCCTGCATCAGCTCGTCGGTGAGGTGTTCGGAAATCGTGCCCAGCAGGGTTCGTAACTGCGGGTAGCGGTCGAGGACGACGCCGCGCACGACCGCGGTACCGCTGTAGGGCAGGAAGAACTGCTTGTCGTCGTCGAGGACGACCAGATTCAGGTTCTTGACCCGACCGTCGGTGGTGTAGATCATGCCGAAGTTGCACGGCGCGCCCTTGGCCGTCGCCGTGTAGACGACACCGGCGTCCATGCGCGTGACATTGCCGGAAGGAACACCGTTCGGATCGTTGTAGGGGATCCCGTACTTCTGCAGCATCGGAATGAAACCGTCGGAGCGGCTGAAGAATTCGTCGTCGACGCAGAAGGTTCGATCGGGCACCGGGAGCGCGGCGACATCGGACAGCGACTTCACCTGCAGGCGTTCGGCATTCGGCGTCGATGCGCCGAATGCGTATGTGTCATTGAAATTGGCCGGCGGCAACCACTCCAGGTCGTGATCGCGCTTCTCGATGTCATGGACACGCTGCCACAGTTCCTTCGGGTCCGAGATCGTCTCGGTCTCGTTGTGGTAGTTGACCCAACCGGTGCCGGTGTATTCCCACAGCACATCGGCATCGCCGTTGAGCTGGGCCTGTCGAGACGATGCGGAACCCGGCGCTCCGGTCAGGTCCGTGACGTGAGCGCCCGCCGCGGCCAGGTAGGTCGCGGTAATCTTGCCGAGCAATACCCCCTCGGTGAAGCTCTTCGAGGTGACGACCAGCTTCGCACCGTCCAGCGGCCGCTCGCCGCCGGGCAGCCGCGCGTCGTGGAATGTTCCGGACGAGCTCACCAGACCACATCCGGTGAGCATCGCCATTGTCGCGACCAGTGCCGAAACCAGTGTGACCAGTGGCGATCTCATGACACACCTCGCGGTGTGGCGGCCAGTTCGACGAGTCTGCCGAGCCAGTCGATGACCAACGCGAGCAGTCCGACGAGGATCGCGCCGGAGATGAGCAGCTTAGGCAGGAAGAGGGTGACGCCGGTGGTGATCAGCGTGCCGAGGCTGGTCGCGCCGATGAAGGTGCTCAATGTCGCGGTACCGACCAGGATGACCAGCGCGGTGCGGACACCGTTGAGGATCACCGGCACCGCGAGCGGGAGCTCGACCTGGAACAGTGTCCGCGTGCCCGAGAAGCCGATACCCCGCGAGGCCTCGATCGTGCGCTGATCCACCTGCCGCAGCCCGACGATCGTGTTCTGCAGGATAGGCAGGATCGCGTACACGACGAGACCGACTATCGCAGTGCGGAATCCGGTGCCCAACCAGAAGGTGAACAAGACGAGCAGACCGACCGCGGGCGCGGCCTGGCCGATATTGGCGATATTGACGACGATGGGCTCGAACCGATTCAGCGCCGGCCGGGTCAGCGCGATGCCCAGTGGAATCGCGAAAACGACCACGATCACCGTGGCGACGACGGTCAGCTTGATGTGAGCGAGGATCGTGGTCTGCAGATTGGCCCAGCCGAGGGACGCCCGCTCCGTCGCGGTGAAAGTCGTCGAGCGATACCAGATGACGTATCCGATGGCGATGACACCGATGACGAGCGGTTCGAACCACACGTCGATCGGAATGCGGCGCAGACGATTCATGACTGCCCGGCCGATCCGGGTTCGTCATCGGCGGCGACCACCGGGGTCGGCGCCGGGTCGGTGCCGTCGACGTATGTCTCGTACGACAGGTCCTCGCCATCAGTGTTCCCCTCGGCGAGTTTGGCCCGAATCACCTCCGTCACCGAGCTGATGCCGAGCGAGCCGACCACCGCGCCGCGGCCATCGGTGACGAGCGCGGCACCTTGGCTGGTCGCGAGCATGGCGTCGAGCGCGTCATTGAGGGTCGAGGATCGCGCGACGACAGGCAACCGCCGGTCCAGAAAGTCGGAGACCTCCGGTTTGGTCGCGACCTCCGTGAGCGAGGGCCACGACCGCGGCCGCCCCGCCTCGTCGACGACGACTATCCAGGTGTGTCCGGCGGCCTTCGCACGTTCGATCACCCCCTGCGCCGACTCCCCCACCCGAGCGGTGATCACCTTGTCGTACGCGACATCGCGCACCCGCGAGACGGTCAGATAGGCCAGTTTCGCGCCGGATCCGACGAATTCCTCCACGAACGGTGTGGCCGGATCGGTGAGGATCTCTTCCGGGCGCGCGTACTGCTCGACGTGACCGCCTTCGGACAGGATGAGCACCTTGTCGCCGAGCTTGGTGGCCTCCTCGAAGTCGTGGGTGACGATCACGATGGTCTTACCGAGTTCGTGCTGGATCGCGATCAGACTGTCCTGCAGGCGAACCCGGGTAATCGGATCGACCGCGCCGAACGGCTCGTCCATGAGCAGCACCGGCGGGTCCGCGGCGAGCGCACGGGCGACGCCGACCCGCTGCTGCTGTCCGCCGGACATATCCTTGGGCAGCCGGTCGGCGAAGGTGCCCGGGTCGAGACCGACCAGATCGAGCAGATACTCGGTGCGCTCGGCGATCCGCTTCCTGTCCCATCCGAGCACCCGTGGGATGGCGCCGACATTCTTGGCCACCGACCAGTGCGGGAACAGCCCGCCGGACTGGATGACATATCCGATCGACTGCCGCAACTTGTCCGGATCTTCCCTGGTGACATCGCGGCCGCCGATGAAGATCCGGCCTTCCGTCGGCTCGATCAGCCGGTTGATCATCTTGAGTGTGGTCGTCTTGCCGCAGCCGGACGGGCCGACGAACGCGACGATATCGCCCGCATCGATTTCCAGATCGAGCCGCTCGACCGCCGGTTTCTCCTGACTCTTGTAGCGCTTGACAACCGAATCCAGCTTGATGGACGCACCGGTGACATTGCGCTCCGGTGCGGTCGGCGCGGGTTGGCTGGTCATGACAGTCCCTTTGCGATCGTGAGGCGTCCGAGCAGGACGAGGAGCGCGTCGAACACCAACGCGATGAGGACGATGAGAATCGTGCCCGTCAGCGCCATTTCGAGCGCGTTCGCCCCGCCGAGCCGCGAAAGGCCGTTGAAGATCAGCGATCCGAGGCCGGGTCCGAGAACATAGGCGACGATGGCGGCAACGCCGACGATCATCTGGGTGGACACCCTGATGCCGGTGAGGATTACCGGCCAGGCAATCGGCAATTCGACGGTCAGCAGAATGCGCCATCGCGAAAAGCCGATCCCGCGTGCGGATTCGACGACCGAGGCAGGCACCGACCGCAGGCCCACGATCGCATTGCCGATCACCGGCAATGCCGCGAAGAACGCCAGCATGATGAACGACGGGACCACGCCGAGTCCGAACGGGACCAACAGCAGCGCCAACAGCGCGAGCGAAGGAATCGTCAGCGCGACCCGGCTCGAGGTCAGCGAAAGCGCGGACAACAGCGGAAGCCGATAGACCGCCACCGCGATGAGGACAGCGACGACAGTCCCCACCAGCACCGTCTGAAACGCAAGGGAGGCATGCTGATACGTCAGGAACGCCAGAACCTCGCCCCGTCCTCGGATGTAGCTCCACAAATGCACGGAATTCCCATCGTCAGCCGAAGACCGATCGCTACCTGTCTGCGCGCAGTAACCAGACGCACGAATTGTCAAAGACTAAACGAAACTGCCGCTCGGTGCCGGACGGCACGCGGCGGCGAATGGCTCACGGTATTGGTGGGCTGACAGACGCGAGTCCCTGTGTGCCGCCGCTGTTCGGTAGCGGCACACAGGGACTCGAAGTGCTTCTGATCCGGAATCAGGGGGTGGAGTAGCCGATCAGGGCGCCGATGCCCGCGCCGAGCGGGACGGTGACGAGTGCACCGACACCACCGAGGAAGAAGCCGATCACCGCGCCGATCCCGGCGCCGATGAGCGCGCCGATCCCGGCGTTGTACTGCTTG
Protein-coding sequences here:
- a CDS encoding ATP-binding cassette domain-containing protein codes for the protein MTSQPAPTAPERNVTGASIKLDSVVKRYKSQEKPAVERLDLEIDAGDIVAFVGPSGCGKTTTLKMINRLIEPTEGRIFIGGRDVTREDPDKLRQSIGYVIQSGGLFPHWSVAKNVGAIPRVLGWDRKRIAERTEYLLDLVGLDPGTFADRLPKDMSGGQQQRVGVARALAADPPVLLMDEPFGAVDPITRVRLQDSLIAIQHELGKTIVIVTHDFEEATKLGDKVLILSEGGHVEQYARPEEILTDPATPFVEEFVGSGAKLAYLTVSRVRDVAYDKVITARVGESAQGVIERAKAAGHTWIVVVDEAGRPRSWPSLTEVATKPEVSDFLDRRLPVVARSSTLNDALDAMLATSQGAALVTDGRGAVVGSLGISSVTEVIRAKLAEGNTDGEDLSYETYVDGTDPAPTPVVAADDEPGSAGQS
- a CDS encoding NUDIX hydrolase yields the protein MTDATTKSHGSDTRRHKVTGDVHLLLRRGNDVLFGLRQNTGYEDGAWHLPSGHLEAGESVIDALIREAKEEIGISIAPEDVHFAHIMHNSSSGGRMAFFFSVRSWKGEPENQEPDKCAELQWVSANEPPERMIDYCRAAMAHIVSGSPFSIYGW
- a CDS encoding ABC transporter permease; this translates as MNRLRRIPIDVWFEPLVIGVIAIGYVIWYRSTTFTATERASLGWANLQTTILAHIKLTVVATVIVVVFAIPLGIALTRPALNRFEPIVVNIANIGQAAPAVGLLVLFTFWLGTGFRTAIVGLVVYAILPILQNTIVGLRQVDQRTIEASRGIGFSGTRTLFQVELPLAVPVILNGVRTALVILVGTATLSTFIGATSLGTLITTGVTLFLPKLLISGAILVGLLALVIDWLGRLVELAATPRGVS
- a CDS encoding MDR family MFS transporter — encoded protein: MSAELSAPASGGRTPTVIRVLVLATFVVILNETIMINAIPRLMADLEVTERAAQWVSTAFMLTMAAVIPTTGWFLQRVSTRRAYAVAMGVFLAGTALSAVAPSFAVLLLGRVIQAGGAAVMMPLLMTTLMTVVPEQDRGRVMGNVTLAISVAPALGPVVSGMVLQIGSWRWLFVLVLPITAVVTWLGLRRLENVGEPQAGAIDSASVVLAALGFGGLVFGLSRFESDNLTSPALIVAAGSALIAVFVFRQLRLQRIGTPLLDLRVLLSGTYAKALVLMSVAFMAMLGSMILLPLYLQNLRGLSPLQTGLLVMPGGLAMGLLGPTVGRLFDRFGGRVLVIPGSVGIAAALAGFTQISMSMPYWQLLVLHILLMVSLAAAFTPVFTLGLGALPQHLYSHGSSMLGTLQQVAAAFGTALVVTVMSARSTGLVADGTDPVTAHLDGMRLAFLVSAALALVVIVMAVLLPSRAAAAPADGEELDTAVPELVKS
- a CDS encoding glycine betaine ABC transporter substrate-binding protein, which gives rise to MRSPLVTLVSALVATMAMLTGCGLVSSSGTFHDARLPGGERPLDGAKLVVTSKSFTEGVLLGKITATYLAAAGAHVTDLTGAPGSASSRQAQLNGDADVLWEYTGTGWVNYHNETETISDPKELWQRVHDIEKRDHDLEWLPPANFNDTYAFGASTPNAERLQVKSLSDVAALPVPDRTFCVDDEFFSRSDGFIPMLQKYGIPYNDPNGVPSGNVTRMDAGVVYTATAKGAPCNFGMIYTTDGRVKNLNLVVLDDDKQFFLPYSGTAVVRGVVLDRYPQLRTLLGTISEHLTDELMQDLNGRVDIDGEDPADVAYDWLKSEKLVE
- a CDS encoding ABC transporter permease; translation: MHLWSYIRGRGEVLAFLTYQHASLAFQTVLVGTVVAVLIAVAVYRLPLLSALSLTSSRVALTIPSLALLALLLVPFGLGVVPSFIMLAFFAALPVIGNAIVGLRSVPASVVESARGIGFSRWRILLTVELPIAWPVILTGIRVSTQMIVGVAAIVAYVLGPGLGSLIFNGLSRLGGANALEMALTGTILIVLIALVFDALLVLLGRLTIAKGLS